GACGAGACCATGGGCACGCTGGAGGCACCCAAGAACTCCACCGAGCTCGGCCCCGAGGCCGTCGCCCGTTCCGCGCCGTTCGGACTGCTCGTCGGCTGGGAGCCGCAGCTCGTCGTCCAGCTCGCCGTGGAGTGCGCGACCCAGACCCACGGCCACCCGATCGCCTATCTGTCGGCGGGCGCGTACGCCGTGATCGTGCACGGCCTGGCCTGCGGGGAGAGCCTCGACGGTGCCGTGCAGCGGGCCCTCGCGCTGCTCGCCCTGCGGCCCGGTCACGAGCCCGTGTCGGACGCCCTGCAGCACGCGCTCGGCGCCGTACGGCAGGGCATGCCCACCCCCGCGCGGGTGGAGGAGCTCGCCGCCGACGGCTCGGCGGACGGGCTGCTCGCGGCGGCCGTGTACTGCGCCCTGGTCGGCGAGGACGTCCGCCACGGACTCCGCCTCGCCGTGAACCACGACGGCCCCTCCGCCGCCGCGGCCGCCCTCACCGGCGGCCTGCTGGGCGCCCTGCACGGCGAGACCGCCCTGCCCCCGGCCTGGCTGGCCGAGCTGGAGGGCCGCCCCACGATGCTCGAACTCGCCGACGACTTCGCCATGGAGATGACCCAGGGCCCGGCCCTGCACGGCCCGTCCGGCTCGTCCCCGGGCTGGCTGGCCAGGTACCCGCGGGCCTGAGCCGTACGGCACGCACGCATGTGCGCGGCGTCACAGAGACGCCCGGCGACGGCCGGACAGGGGAGGGGTGTGGACCTTTCCCCGCGCGCCCGGATACGGGCCGGCGACCCGGAGGCCTTCGCCGAACTCTTCGTCGCCCACGCCCAGGCCCTGTACGGCCACGCCTCCCGTCTGACGGCGGATCGCGCCGCCGCCGAGGACGTGGTGTCCCTGACGTTCCTGGAGGCGTGGCGCCTGCGGGAGCGGCTGAGACCCGACGACCAGGACGGTGACGGCCTGCGTCCCTGGCTCTACGGCATCGCCACCAACGTCCTGCGCAACACCCGTCGCGCCGCCCGCCGTCACGGCGCCGCCCTCGCCCGGCTCCCCGACCGCCGGGCGGACGTGGGGACCGTGCCCGACTTCGCCGACGAGGTGGTCGGCCGCATGGCGGACGCCGAACGGCTCGCCGCCGCCCGCGCCGCGCTCGAACGGCTGCGCAGGCCCGAGCGAGAGGTGTTCGCCCTGTGCGTCTGGTCCGGCCTGAGCTACGCGGCCGCCGCCGAGGCCCTCGGCGTCACCCCCGCCTCCGTACGGTCCCGCCTTGCCCGCGCCCGCCAGAAGCTGCGCCGACTGGCCGAGGAGGAACTCGCGAAAGGCGCGGAACACAGGAATGCCGAAATACCGGGACGAACCTGTCGCGGCGGACAGGTACCGGACAGCCGCGCCACCGCGGCCCGGTCGACTCAGGAGAACCCCCACCGATGAATCCCGCACAGCGCGACGAGCGCGTAGAGCGCGACGAACTGGCCAGGCTGCTGCCGAGCCCGGGTGAGCCGGTCCTGTCGAGCGACCGCCGGACTCTCCTGCAGGAGCATCTGATGCGCGAACTCACCGCTGATCACAGCGACAGGACCGCCGAGGCCGCCAGGACGCGCACCCGGCGCCGCTTCGCCGCCATAGCCGTCCCCCTCGCCACCGCCGCCGCAGTCACGGCCACCGTCCTCCTCGGCGCCTCCGGCAACCCCGCCACCGACCAGCAGGCCGTCGACCTGCTGAACCGCATCGCCGAGGTCGCCGCCGCGCAGCCCGCCGCGTCCGTCCGCGACGACCAGTACGTCTACGTCGCCACCCAGGACACCGAGAACGGGGACGAGTACGGCGACATCTCCCTGCGCAGGGAAGACTGGCAGCCCGTCGACGGCAGGCGGTCCGGACTCGCCCGCATCAAGGTCCTCCCCGGCTCGGAGAACCCGTACATCCACAGCGGCGACATGAAGCTGAGCCGCGATGCGAACGTCACGTACTACCGGGAACTCGAAGCCCTGCCCACCGACCCGGAGCAGCTGTACCGCGTGATCTGGGACGGCACCGAGGGAGAAGGCCCCACCCAGGAGGCCGCCGCGCTGGAGGAGATCTGCTCGATGCTGCCGTCGGCGACCCTGCTGCCCGACCTGAACGCCGCGCTCTACCGTGCCGCCGCGAAGATTCCCGGAGTCTCGGTGGTCGAGAACGCCGAGGACCTCGCCGGGCGCAAGGGCGTCGGCCTCACCTTCAAGGACGGTGACGACCAGGACACCTGGGTCTTCGACAAGAAGTCCCTCCGGTTCCTCGGCACGGACGAGGAAGCTCTGCTGGGTGTCGGGATCGCCGACAGGATCGGTGAGGTGCCCGAGAACTGACGGGGCGTGTCCCGGGGCCGCCACCGACCGGCGACCCCGGGCTCCGCTCAGTCCTTCGCCCGCGTCCCCACGGCGTCCTCCACCTCACCCGCCGGCGCCGGCACCGCGGCCGCCGCCGTTCCGTCGTCGTCCGTGTTGATGCGTTCGACGACGGCGAGCCGCTCCGGGGTGTCCTCCGGCTTGAGGAAGCCGATGAGGATGTAGAGGATCAGCGAGACCGCCAGCGGGATGGAGACCTGGTACTGGAGCGGCACGCCGCCCTCGATCTGCCAGCTGATCGGGTAGTTGACCAGCCAGAAGGCGAGCAGACCCATCGACCAGCTGGTGAGCGCGGCGGTGGGGCCGGAGCGGCGGAACGGTCGCAGCAGGCCCAGCATCATCGGGATGGCGATCGGGCCCATGAGACCGGCGACCCACTTGATCACGACGGTGATGATGTCCTTGAAGGTGGGGGAGTTGACCTGGGTCGCCACCGCCATCGAGAGGGCGAGGAAGACGACCGTGGTCACCCGGGCCGCGATCAGCCCGGACCGCTCGCCCCACGCCCGCGCCTGCTTCGACAGCACCGGCGCCACGTCCCGGGTGAACACGGCCGCGATCGCGTTGGCGTCGGAGGAGCACATGGCCATCGTGTGCGAGAAGAAGCCGACGATCACGAGGCCCAACAGACCGTGCGGCAGCAGCTGTTCGGTCATCAGGCCGTACGAGTCCGAGCCGTCCGGCTTCTGCGACTCGACCAGCAGCGGTGACATCCACATCGGGAAGAACAGCACCACCGGCCAGACCAGCCACAGCACCGCCGACAGCCGCGCGGAGCGCTCGGCCTCCCGCGGGGTGGCCGTGGCCATGTACCGCTGGGCCTGGTTGAGCATGCCGCCGTTGTACTCGAAGAGCTTGATGAACAGGAACGCGAGCAGGAAGACGGTTCCGTACGGTCCGACCAGCGGCTCGCCGTGACCCTGGAGCTCCGGCCGGTCCCAGGCGTCGAGGAAGCCGATGCCCTTGTCGTTCAGCTCCATGATGACCGCGACGAACATCGCGACGCCGGCCAGCAACTGGATGACGAACTGGCCGAGTTCGGTCAGCGCGTCCGCCCAGAGGCCGCCGATGGTGCAGTAGACGGCCGTGATGCAGCCGGTGATGAGGATGCCCTGGTTCAGGGACACGCCCGTGAACACCGACAGCAGGGTGGCGATGGCGGCCCACTTGGCGCCGACGTCCACGATCTTCAGCAGCATGCCGGACCAGGCCAGCGCCTGCTGGGTCTTCAGGTCGTAGCGGTTCTTCAGATACTCCAGCGGGGAGGCCACATGGAGCCGTGAACGCAGCCGGTTGATGCGCGGCGCGAACAGCTTCGAACCGATCGCGATGCCGAGCGCGATGGGGAAGGACCAGGTGACGAAGGACGTGACGCCGTAGGTGTAGGCGATGCCCGCGTACCCGGTGAACATCACCGCGCTGTAGCCCGACATGTGGTGCGAGATGCCGGACAGCCACCAGGGCATTTTTCCGCCGGCGGTGAAGAAGTCGCTGACGTTGTCCACTCGCTTGTGCGACCAGACGCCGATCGCGACCATCACGCCGAAGTAGCCGATGAGCACGGCCCAGTCGAGACTGTTCATGGGACCCCTTCCCCGGGTTCCGTCCTGTGAACGGCTCGCCCATGGTGGGTGCGGTGGCGAGGGCACGACAAGCGCACGTAAGGTCAACAGACAGTAAAATCGTTCGGCTTGGTGACCTACGTTCATGAACATGAACAGCTATGAACGGTCGAAACCGTACCTCAGCGCATCAACTCCCCCGCATTCACCAGCAGCGACTGCCCGGTGATCGCCCGCGCCAGATCCGACGCGAGGAAGACCGCCGCGTTGGCGACGTCGCCGTCCGTGGCCAGGTCCGGCAGCGCCATCCGCTCGGTCAGCCGCTTCAGTACGTCCTCCTCCGGCACCTGATCGGTGTGCGCGGTGAACTGGACGTACGCCTGCACCGGCGGCCCCCACATCCAGCCCGGCAGCACGGTGTTGACCCGGATGCGGTGCGGGCCCAGCTCCCGGGCG
The DNA window shown above is from Streptomyces chartreusis and carries:
- a CDS encoding ADP-ribosylglycohydrolase family protein, whose translation is MSATAGAVWGRTEQQDFRSRVRGTLLGVAVGDALGAPVDGLGLEEIQEQYGAEGVVDLVFGYGRRGAVSHLTQLTLFSVDGLIRAQVRRDTGAWHPPTDVHRAYLRWAATQRDWGPDERRKDDGWLAREEWLYARRDPTRALLIGLGDETMGTLEAPKNSTELGPEAVARSAPFGLLVGWEPQLVVQLAVECATQTHGHPIAYLSAGAYAVIVHGLACGESLDGAVQRALALLALRPGHEPVSDALQHALGAVRQGMPTPARVEELAADGSADGLLAAAVYCALVGEDVRHGLRLAVNHDGPSAAAAALTGGLLGALHGETALPPAWLAELEGRPTMLELADDFAMEMTQGPALHGPSGSSPGWLARYPRA
- a CDS encoding RNA polymerase sigma factor — translated: MDLSPRARIRAGDPEAFAELFVAHAQALYGHASRLTADRAAAEDVVSLTFLEAWRLRERLRPDDQDGDGLRPWLYGIATNVLRNTRRAARRHGAALARLPDRRADVGTVPDFADEVVGRMADAERLAAARAALERLRRPEREVFALCVWSGLSYAAAAEALGVTPASVRSRLARARQKLRRLAEEELAKGAEHRNAEIPGRTCRGGQVPDSRATAARSTQENPHR
- a CDS encoding CU044_5270 family protein, translated to MNPAQRDERVERDELARLLPSPGEPVLSSDRRTLLQEHLMRELTADHSDRTAEAARTRTRRRFAAIAVPLATAAAVTATVLLGASGNPATDQQAVDLLNRIAEVAAAQPAASVRDDQYVYVATQDTENGDEYGDISLRREDWQPVDGRRSGLARIKVLPGSENPYIHSGDMKLSRDANVTYYRELEALPTDPEQLYRVIWDGTEGEGPTQEAAALEEICSMLPSATLLPDLNAALYRAAAKIPGVSVVENAEDLAGRKGVGLTFKDGDDQDTWVFDKKSLRFLGTDEEALLGVGIADRIGEVPEN
- a CDS encoding sodium:solute symporter family protein — protein: MNSLDWAVLIGYFGVMVAIGVWSHKRVDNVSDFFTAGGKMPWWLSGISHHMSGYSAVMFTGYAGIAYTYGVTSFVTWSFPIALGIAIGSKLFAPRINRLRSRLHVASPLEYLKNRYDLKTQQALAWSGMLLKIVDVGAKWAAIATLLSVFTGVSLNQGILITGCITAVYCTIGGLWADALTELGQFVIQLLAGVAMFVAVIMELNDKGIGFLDAWDRPELQGHGEPLVGPYGTVFLLAFLFIKLFEYNGGMLNQAQRYMATATPREAERSARLSAVLWLVWPVVLFFPMWMSPLLVESQKPDGSDSYGLMTEQLLPHGLLGLVIVGFFSHTMAMCSSDANAIAAVFTRDVAPVLSKQARAWGERSGLIAARVTTVVFLALSMAVATQVNSPTFKDIITVVIKWVAGLMGPIAIPMMLGLLRPFRRSGPTAALTSWSMGLLAFWLVNYPISWQIEGGVPLQYQVSIPLAVSLILYILIGFLKPEDTPERLAVVERINTDDDGTAAAAVPAPAGEVEDAVGTRAKD